From Rickettsia endosymbiont of Ceutorhynchus obstrictus, a single genomic window includes:
- a CDS encoding ABC transporter ATP-binding protein: MSLGCYFLKFKKIQIILLAVSCVIFGMIPAVDSILLQKIIDLIESFGDERANNLVSSMIFWAVTYGLWWEAINITYRVYDYLYLKTMPYIKGKILDELYDYTQYHSHKFFQDNLAGHISNRITETARSFEMIISILGEKIIRKIAIIVFALIALYSVHYITATIFIIWISVFFGISMFFSSKINKYSINYARSQSLVSGSIVDAITNISAVRMFTSHKFERHHLETRIENAVADEQTMQFFMFKLRYVLGLSCSIMIFIMIYYLSSLRSQLSITIGDCVLVLTLCVSVSDDIWELTQEIGDMFEQIGAFNQGLSLMAPHIITDIENATPLNVDKGQIEFKNVSFNYYRNNNLFQNKSVLIPSRQKVGLVGFSGSGKTTFVSLITRLHDIEEGMILIDGQNIRNVTQDSLRKAISVIPQEPILFHRTIIENIKYGKKDADIEEVIIAAKAAHIHDFIMNLPEGYDTMCGERGNNLSGGQRQRIIIARAILKNAPILILDEATSSLDSETENLIQDSLRYLMSNKTVIVIAHRLSTLLHMDRILVFNEGSIVDDNSHTELLKNSELYQRLWNSQVKGLIV; encoded by the coding sequence ATGAGTTTAGGCTGTTATTTTCTAAAATTCAAGAAGATACAAATTATTCTACTAGCCGTAAGCTGCGTAATATTTGGTATGATACCGGCCGTTGATAGCATATTATTACAAAAGATTATTGACTTAATTGAGTCTTTCGGCGATGAACGTGCAAATAATCTTGTATCTTCTATGATCTTCTGGGCAGTAACTTACGGTCTTTGGTGGGAGGCAATTAATATTACATATCGTGTATATGATTATCTTTATCTTAAAACCATGCCTTATATAAAAGGTAAAATCCTAGACGAGCTTTATGATTACACTCAGTATCATAGTCATAAATTTTTTCAAGATAATTTAGCCGGACATATTAGTAATCGTATTACCGAAACTGCTAGGTCTTTCGAGATGATTATTTCAATATTGGGCGAGAAAATTATTCGTAAGATAGCAATTATTGTTTTTGCTCTTATTGCTTTATATTCGGTGCATTACATAACTGCCACTATCTTCATAATATGGATTTCCGTTTTCTTCGGCATTAGCATGTTCTTTTCAAGTAAAATTAATAAATATTCAATAAATTATGCAAGAAGTCAATCGCTAGTCTCAGGTAGTATTGTTGACGCTATTACTAATATTAGTGCGGTTAGGATGTTCACCTCGCATAAATTTGAACGTCACCATTTAGAAACCAGAATAGAAAATGCCGTTGCCGACGAACAGACTATGCAGTTTTTTATGTTCAAATTACGCTATGTATTAGGTCTGTCTTGCTCAATAATGATTTTTATAATGATTTATTATTTATCATCGCTCCGCTCGCAATTATCTATTACCATCGGGGATTGTGTACTTGTCTTAACGCTTTGTGTAAGTGTTTCCGATGATATTTGGGAGTTAACGCAAGAAATCGGCGATATGTTTGAACAAATCGGTGCATTTAATCAAGGATTATCTTTAATGGCACCGCATATTATCACCGATATTGAAAATGCTACACCTTTAAATGTAGATAAAGGACAAATAGAATTTAAAAATGTTAGTTTTAATTATTATCGCAATAATAACTTATTTCAAAATAAATCGGTACTAATTCCAAGCAGGCAAAAAGTAGGACTGGTAGGGTTTTCCGGCTCAGGTAAAACAACTTTTGTAAGTTTAATTACTAGGTTGCACGATATAGAGGAGGGGATGATTTTGATTGACGGTCAAAACATCCGGAACGTAACGCAAGATTCTCTTCGGAAAGCGATTAGCGTCATCCCGCAAGAGCCGATTTTATTTCACAGAACAATTATAGAAAATATTAAATACGGCAAAAAAGATGCCGATATTGAGGAGGTTATAATTGCTGCAAAAGCTGCTCACATTCATGATTTTATAATGAATTTACCTGAAGGCTATGATACTATGTGCGGGGAGCGCGGTAATAATCTATCCGGAGGACAAAGGCAAAGAATCATAATAGCAAGAGCAATATTAAAGAATGCTCCTATATTAATTCTTGACGAAGCTACCAGTAGTTTAGATAGCGAAACCGAGAATTTAATTCAAGATTCTCTGCGTTATTTAATGAGCAATAAAACCGTGATCGTTATTGCCCATAGATTATCTACTTTATTGCACATGGACAGGATTTTAGTGTTTAATGAAGGTAGTATAGTTGACGATAACTCACATACGGAATTGTTAAAAAACAGTGAACTCTATCAAAGGCTGTGGAATTCACAAGTAAAGGGGTTGATAGTATGA
- a CDS encoding DUF2671 domain-containing protein yields MKEKELSSNLLETQEKSLKNNDSPFFDVKYICQASSLITESIRRGFDVTQLPNGDVNVTEVRIVNVHYSWDPVKEKFIKTGQNEYNHIKND; encoded by the coding sequence ATGAAAGAAAAAGAATTGTCTTCTAATCTTTTAGAAACTCAAGAAAAATCATTAAAAAATAACGATTCGCCTTTTTTTGATGTAAAATATATTTGTCAGGCAAGTTCGTTAATTACCGAATCGATACGAAGAGGGTTTGACGTAACCCAACTGCCTAATGGTGATGTTAATGTAACGGAAGTAAGAATCGTAAATGTTCATTATAGCTGGGATCCTGTAAAAGAAAAATTTATAAAAACCGGTCAAAATGAGTATAATCATATCAAAAACGACTAA
- a CDS encoding cytochrome ubiquinol oxidase subunit I: MEFDQVLLSRIQFAFTISFHIIFPAFTIGLASWLAVVEGLWLKTKNNIYQEIYKFWVKIFAVTFVMGVVSGVVMSYQFGTNWSGFSDKVGNVLGPLLGFEVLTAFFLESSFLGIMLFGFNKVSKKMHFIATLIVAIGTVISAFWILSANSWMHTPTGFRLSEDGFFYPLNWLEIIFNPSFPYRFLHMLTASYLTTSFVIGGVGCWYLLNNRYKEHAKIMLFMAVLMALFVAPIQLFIGDRHGLNTLQYQPTKIAAMEGIWETGEGVGFNLIGWPDEKAEETKYAIEIPKAASLILTHSLNGKIQGLKEWRKDRRPPVAIVFWSFRVMIGIGFLMIFTGIIGLCLYLRKKLFTTEWFQYWYIAMAPSGFIAVLAGWFVTEIGRQPYIVYNILRTSEVVSPVLGEYVFISLIAFILVYAVVFGSGLYYIMHLIIKGVEVIDSKEMYGEHSLNNPL; encoded by the coding sequence ATGGAATTTGATCAAGTATTATTATCAAGGATACAATTCGCTTTTACTATAAGTTTTCATATAATTTTTCCGGCATTCACTATCGGGCTTGCTAGTTGGTTGGCTGTCGTGGAAGGATTATGGCTAAAAACAAAAAATAACATTTATCAAGAAATATATAAATTTTGGGTAAAAATTTTTGCCGTTACTTTCGTTATGGGAGTAGTCTCCGGTGTGGTAATGTCTTATCAATTCGGTACTAACTGGTCGGGTTTTTCGGACAAAGTCGGTAACGTACTCGGTCCTTTATTAGGCTTTGAAGTTCTTACGGCTTTTTTTCTTGAGTCCTCTTTTCTCGGTATTATGCTATTCGGCTTTAACAAAGTTAGCAAAAAAATGCATTTTATAGCTACTTTAATTGTAGCGATCGGCACGGTTATTTCGGCCTTTTGGATTCTGTCCGCTAATAGTTGGATGCACACCCCAACCGGCTTTAGATTAAGCGAAGACGGTTTTTTCTATCCTTTAAATTGGTTAGAAATTATTTTTAATCCTTCTTTCCCTTACCGCTTCTTGCACATGCTTACCGCTTCATATCTTACTACTTCTTTTGTCATTGGCGGTGTAGGTTGTTGGTATCTACTAAATAATCGCTATAAAGAGCATGCTAAAATTATGCTTTTTATGGCGGTGTTAATGGCATTATTCGTTGCTCCTATCCAGCTTTTTATCGGCGATCGGCACGGTTTAAATACGCTGCAATATCAGCCTACAAAAATAGCTGCTATGGAAGGAATTTGGGAAACGGGTGAAGGAGTGGGGTTTAATCTTATCGGCTGGCCGGACGAAAAGGCAGAGGAAACGAAATATGCTATTGAAATACCGAAAGCCGCTAGTTTAATATTAACCCATAGCCTTAACGGCAAGATACAAGGTTTAAAAGAGTGGAGAAAAGATCGGCGTCCACCGGTTGCTATAGTATTTTGGAGCTTTCGCGTAATGATCGGCATCGGTTTTTTAATGATATTTACCGGTATTATCGGCTTATGTCTTTATTTACGTAAAAAATTATTTACTACCGAATGGTTTCAATATTGGTATATAGCAATGGCTCCCTCCGGCTTTATAGCAGTACTAGCGGGCTGGTTTGTTACCGAAATCGGTAGGCAACCTTATATTGTTTATAATATTCTTAGAACATCGGAAGTAGTATCGCCCGTGCTTGGGGAGTATGTATTTATTTCTCTTATTGCCTTTATACTGGTTTATGCCGTGGTGTTCGGTTCCGGATTATATTATATCATGCATTTGATTATTAAAGGGGTAGAGGTAATAGACAGTAAGGAAATGTACGGTGAGCATAGCTTGAATAATCCATTGTAA
- the dut gene encoding dUTP diphosphatase: MTTKVKIQKLSNFTSLLPSYATEYSAGMDLFAANIEPVAIKAGEIVLIPTGIAIALPFSFEAQIRPRSGLAAKHGITVANSPGTIDADYRGEIKVILINLSKQDFIIERGMRIAQIVIAKYEQISWEERDSLEETARGLNGFGSTGHL; this comes from the coding sequence ATGACCACTAAAGTAAAAATTCAAAAACTCTCGAATTTCACAAGCTTATTGCCTAGTTATGCAACGGAATATAGTGCAGGTATGGATTTATTTGCCGCAAATATAGAACCTGTTGCTATCAAAGCAGGGGAAATAGTATTAATACCCACCGGTATTGCTATAGCTCTGCCTTTTTCATTTGAAGCTCAAATAAGACCACGCTCTGGACTTGCTGCTAAACACGGTATTACGGTTGCTAATTCTCCAGGCACTATTGATGCTGATTACCGCGGTGAAATAAAAGTTATTTTAATTAATTTAAGTAAGCAAGATTTTATTATTGAACGAGGCATGAGAATTGCTCAAATAGTAATTGCTAAATATGAGCAAATATCATGGGAAGAAAGAGATTCTCTGGAGGAAACGGCGCGAGGCTTAAATGGGTTTGGTTCTACCGGTCACTTATAA
- a CDS encoding YihY/virulence factor BrkB family protein yields MSKIVSCLYYAFFRTIEHDGIEHSGYMSFMILLSIFPFLVFLLALTSFLGASELGQNFIQIFLESMPEQATESIQKRIKELLSAPPQSLMTLAVVGSVWTASSFVECLRTILNRVYEIKSPPPYIRRRLLSIIQFLIISILITLTMFLLVFIPIILTKIPVILEVIDQHKNTLNFIRYALILALLFLGASSLYYILPNIKLNFVDVFPGAFLTVILWIISGYLLSTYIVYYNQLNIMYGSLGSIIVTLIFFYIINMIFIYGAEFNYLMNNYS; encoded by the coding sequence ATGAGTAAAATTGTTAGCTGCCTTTATTATGCGTTTTTCAGAACCATAGAACACGACGGGATTGAACATTCCGGTTATATGTCGTTTATGATACTCTTATCTATTTTTCCCTTTTTAGTATTTTTATTAGCTCTTACAAGTTTTTTGGGCGCTTCGGAACTTGGACAAAATTTTATACAAATTTTTCTAGAAAGCATGCCTGAACAAGCAACCGAATCAATTCAAAAAAGAATAAAAGAATTATTAAGCGCTCCTCCTCAAAGCCTTATGACTCTTGCGGTGGTAGGTAGCGTCTGGACGGCTTCATCATTTGTCGAGTGCCTTAGAACAATATTAAACCGCGTATATGAAATAAAATCTCCTCCGCCTTATATAAGAAGAAGATTACTTAGCATTATACAATTTCTTATAATAAGTATATTAATTACCCTTACGATGTTTCTTTTAGTTTTTATCCCGATAATACTTACAAAAATTCCGGTAATATTAGAAGTTATTGACCAACATAAAAATACTTTAAATTTTATAAGATATGCTTTAATTTTAGCTTTACTATTCCTCGGAGCTTCTTCGCTATATTATATATTACCTAATATAAAACTAAATTTTGTCGATGTATTTCCCGGTGCTTTTTTAACGGTAATATTATGGATAATAAGCGGCTACTTACTTTCTACTTATATTGTATATTATAATCAATTAAACATAATGTACGGATCTTTGGGCAGCATAATAGTTACGTTAATATTTTTTTATATTATCAATATGATTTTCATTTACGGTGCAGAATTTAATTATCTAATGAATAATTATAGTTGA